The proteins below are encoded in one region of Sphingobacterium sp. R2:
- a CDS encoding metallophosphoesterase yields MKIHIVSDLRREFGYNDFNLNVADVLVLAGDTDIGVKGIGWLKSLSLDIPIIYVLGNHEYYKGAYPKTLYKIKDAANNSNIHVLEK; encoded by the coding sequence ATGAAAATCCACATCGTTAGCGACCTACGTAGAGAATTTGGATACAACGATTTCAATCTGAATGTAGCGGATGTACTTGTACTGGCTGGAGATACTGATATAGGAGTAAAAGGGATCGGCTGGCTCAAATCACTTTCTTTGGATATACCCATCATCTACGTGCTGGGCAATCATGAGTATTACAAGGGCGCATATCCGAAGACACTATATAAAATTAAGGATGCTGCAAACAATTCAAATATACATGTGCTGGAAAAATGA
- a CDS encoding metallophosphoesterase, with translation MGNPAVYGSLCQSRMNDYKKISLGKHYAKLRSIDTFRIQQTSRQWLEESLNANQAKHRIVITHHAPSIRSLPMKYLEDPISAAYVTDMEAFILKHQPSYWIHGHVHDPPRYSIGDTEIICNPHGYINEVYNGFNNSLIIEL, from the coding sequence ATGGGCAATCCTGCGGTCTATGGATCGCTATGCCAAAGCCGTATGAATGATTATAAGAAGATCAGCTTGGGGAAGCATTATGCCAAATTGAGAAGTATTGATACGTTTAGAATCCAACAAACTTCGAGACAATGGCTGGAGGAAAGTCTTAACGCCAACCAAGCCAAACATCGTATCGTAATAACACACCATGCGCCAAGTATAAGATCACTGCCAATGAAGTATTTGGAGGATCCGATCAGCGCTGCCTACGTCACGGATATGGAAGCCTTTATCTTAAAGCATCAACCTTCCTATTGGATCCATGGCCATGTACATGATCCGCCACGTTATTCAATAGGTGACACCGAAATCATTTGCAATCCGCATGGTTATATTAATGAAGTTTATAACGGATTTAATAACAGCCTTATTATCGAGCTATAA
- a CDS encoding sigma-70 family RNA polymerase sigma factor — protein sequence MLSTEYYFNKYFLQLSVFAFPWVGSEEIAKDIVQDAFVVLMGRQDLLLKGEPVIKSFLYSAVKNLAMNIKRRNVVFDRVRGQFNTDQPDENDILDNLINAELIGALHRELNELPEGCQRVCRLIYLDGMKYEEVAQELNVSVNTVKTQRMRAINLLKKKFLSILYMFFTL from the coding sequence ATGTTATCCACAGAATATTATTTTAACAAATATTTTCTGCAACTCAGTGTATTTGCGTTTCCATGGGTTGGCTCAGAGGAAATTGCAAAAGACATCGTGCAGGACGCATTTGTCGTTCTAATGGGTAGACAGGACTTGCTACTAAAGGGAGAGCCCGTCATCAAAAGCTTCCTTTATAGCGCTGTAAAAAATTTAGCGATGAATATCAAGCGAAGAAATGTGGTATTTGATCGTGTACGGGGCCAATTTAATACGGACCAACCGGATGAAAACGACATCCTAGATAATTTAATAAATGCAGAATTGATCGGAGCTCTTCATCGGGAACTCAATGAACTGCCCGAAGGTTGTCAACGAGTCTGCCGCTTAATCTATCTAGACGGAATGAAGTACGAGGAGGTGGCACAGGAACTCAATGTTTCGGTAAATACGGTAAAAACACAACGGATGCGGGCGATAAATCTGCTAAAAAAGAAGTTTCTAAGCATACTTTATATGTTTTTTACACTGTAA
- a CDS encoding FecR family protein produces MIKTDEILLAELIALLLKDGELPSDKEDQLKNLLQKYPSAKDSLSRRLSHTDIYAPFDLRKIDVNKEWLITQQKFTAKKAVLQPKKKYLSLNKIPYKIIGIAAAVILALTLLWQKQKDEKSVSYLIPDKIYGHKNDVLPGRAGAILKIEGRKEIRLTEKKAIQYFAQGIELKDGQLVYASNSTENLRNTLIVPKRSTMVLTLGDGTKVWVNAASELSYKANFDKKERRVILKGEAYFEVAKDVHRPFIVETNHINIQAIGTAFNVNSYRANTRVSLTEGKLKVSNEEHEIYMNAGSETEIIEKKLKTFPLASKAEATAFKDGYFYFKNKDMQQILDEISRWYGIQVDCKIPLNNERYEGSMKRDVTLAELCNVLKDLTGYKLTIDKDKLIVNR; encoded by the coding sequence ATGATAAAAACCGACGAAATATTATTAGCAGAACTGATTGCTCTTCTATTAAAAGATGGTGAGCTACCATCCGACAAAGAAGACCAGTTAAAAAATCTATTACAAAAATATCCCAGCGCAAAGGATAGCTTGTCTCGTCGGCTATCACATACTGATATTTATGCTCCATTTGATCTTCGTAAAATAGATGTAAACAAAGAATGGCTAATCACACAGCAAAAATTCACGGCAAAGAAGGCTGTTCTACAACCAAAAAAGAAATACCTCTCCTTAAACAAAATACCGTACAAAATTATTGGAATAGCGGCTGCTGTAATACTTGCCCTAACACTGTTATGGCAAAAACAAAAGGACGAAAAATCGGTAAGCTATTTAATTCCTGATAAGATATATGGACACAAAAATGACGTTCTTCCCGGAAGAGCAGGTGCAATTTTAAAAATTGAGGGGAGAAAAGAAATACGATTGACCGAAAAAAAGGCAATCCAATATTTTGCTCAAGGTATCGAATTAAAAGATGGGCAACTTGTATACGCATCGAACTCAACAGAAAACCTACGCAACACCTTAATAGTTCCCAAACGGTCCACTATGGTATTAACCCTTGGCGATGGCACTAAAGTGTGGGTAAATGCTGCCTCAGAACTCAGCTATAAAGCAAATTTTGATAAAAAAGAGCGGCGAGTGATCCTAAAAGGTGAAGCCTATTTTGAAGTTGCGAAAGATGTACATAGGCCTTTTATCGTTGAAACAAATCATATCAATATACAAGCGATCGGAACAGCTTTCAATGTAAATTCCTATCGTGCAAATACGAGAGTGTCATTGACAGAAGGAAAGCTTAAAGTCAGCAACGAAGAACACGAAATCTATATGAATGCCGGTAGCGAGACGGAGATTATCGAAAAAAAACTGAAGACTTTTCCTTTAGCTAGTAAAGCCGAAGCCACAGCCTTCAAAGACGGTTATTTTTATTTTAAAAATAAAGATATGCAACAGATACTTGATGAAATAAGCCGCTGGTATGGAATTCAGGTCGATTGCAAGATCCCTTTAAATAATGAACGATATGAAGGTAGCATGAAAAGAGATGTAACGCTGGCGGAACTCTGTAATGTACTAAAGGATTTGACAGGTTATAAATTGACCATTGACAAGGATAAACTAATTGTAAACCGATAA
- a CDS encoding SusC/RagA family TonB-linked outer membrane protein has translation MNNLFYSKGTLCPVDKGKTLNHLLKMKLTGILLATSMMGAYASSSAQITLHAQNTRIETVLESITKQTGIHFIFKEGLLKNEKATVEITDVSLDKALDQIFKSSAFYYMLHRGTVVIKRKNGDVALPEQSTSSISNLQQQVVRGKVHDTKGNLLSAVSILLKGSNTGTSSNTKGEFQLTLPDGKKGTLIFSAVGFKQLEIPINNKSELNVIMDADEVGLDEVVVVGFSEVDKKHIASSVSQMDMEKIKNRPIFKMQDAFSGTIPGVTMMRGNSMPGSVPGTISIRGISTLQNADPLVIVDGMEQSIHDIDPNQVKSITVLKDAASASMYGSRGANGVIIIETERGQTGQFKVVTNNWFAVNKPIDLPKFVGAVDFMKLRNETLIQQGQPAIYPEETINQYASGELKEVNWLDQVMERTSTAINNNASISGGGGVGTFNLMLGHIKENGLNKIEGTQKFSARFNTNINIADKFVLMADFYAHRLQVDRLLANDDGHGLYKQAWRLNPTQQIFYDSELPEHYILHNNINPIASIKHGGTKNNMYDRSTINLRPKYNINSNLNIEGNVSYMINKSANKQKRLTYKFFDENGAPAAIWGNDVNASQGVSESQLTARMLINFNKELRQHKDKIYLTAGSEVMNYTFTDFREISKASFFGKLNYSFNNRYILELTGRSDGSSKFAPGHRWGFFPSGAFAWNLHNENFFKRILESGEVNNVKVRASYGLIGNENVAPYLWQESVNTWGWTIRVPNPNFSWEKQKQWNLGLDVNAFKNRLSFTAELYHKNSYDLIYDQFAVPPLTGSNSLESAVNIGAVENNGWELSASWSDKKDDFSYTIGGMLFDNRNRMLKAGYNENDRLIFKGDNNRIWYKGVPINNYYGFQSDGYFQTQAEVDATPAKMPNSKPGDIRYVDKNQDGIINDEDRSYLADPLPHYNYAINLDIRYKGWDFSALGQGIGKRTGRLIGQEAYPVYVDGNSNDLGAPRVEYVANHWSPDNPNSRFPRLWTGPSPNTLLSDVWLSNAAFFRIKSLQLGYTFPKIGKSIKNFRIYVNAQDVFTFTKWEGLDPERIDVDSPGTNDGNGNYPRMATYSVGLSASIF, from the coding sequence ATGAATAATTTATTTTATTCAAAAGGGACCTTATGTCCCGTTGACAAAGGGAAAACTCTGAACCATTTATTAAAAATGAAACTGACAGGAATCTTATTGGCGACATCAATGATGGGCGCCTATGCTTCAAGCTCCGCTCAGATTACTTTACATGCCCAGAATACCAGGATTGAAACTGTGCTGGAAAGCATTACCAAACAGACTGGTATACATTTTATCTTTAAAGAAGGATTGCTGAAAAATGAAAAAGCAACAGTTGAAATCACAGATGTATCACTCGATAAGGCCTTGGATCAAATTTTCAAGAGTAGCGCTTTTTATTACATGTTACATCGTGGCACAGTTGTCATCAAACGTAAGAATGGCGATGTTGCTCTGCCAGAACAAAGTACATCCAGCATATCCAACCTGCAGCAACAAGTCGTAAGAGGAAAAGTACATGATACGAAGGGAAATCTATTGAGTGCAGTCAGCATCTTGCTAAAAGGCTCCAACACTGGAACTTCATCGAATACGAAAGGAGAGTTTCAACTGACACTCCCCGATGGCAAAAAAGGAACCCTGATTTTTAGTGCAGTAGGATTCAAACAGCTTGAAATCCCGATTAACAATAAATCGGAGCTGAATGTTATCATGGACGCTGATGAAGTGGGACTTGATGAAGTTGTCGTCGTTGGCTTCTCCGAAGTAGACAAAAAACACATTGCATCTTCCGTATCCCAAATGGATATGGAGAAAATTAAAAATCGCCCAATTTTTAAAATGCAAGATGCTTTTTCTGGAACGATCCCAGGAGTCACAATGATGCGCGGAAACAGTATGCCAGGAAGTGTTCCGGGTACCATCTCCATTCGCGGAATAAGTACCTTACAAAATGCAGATCCCTTGGTCATCGTCGACGGTATGGAACAGAGCATCCACGACATTGACCCCAATCAGGTTAAAAGCATTACCGTTTTAAAAGATGCCGCCTCAGCCTCCATGTATGGTTCCCGTGGTGCAAATGGTGTTATCATCATCGAAACGGAGCGTGGACAGACGGGACAATTTAAAGTCGTTACCAACAACTGGTTTGCAGTCAACAAACCGATTGATCTTCCGAAATTTGTCGGTGCTGTCGATTTCATGAAATTGCGAAACGAAACCTTAATCCAACAGGGGCAACCTGCAATCTACCCCGAAGAAACAATTAACCAATATGCCTCCGGAGAATTAAAGGAGGTCAATTGGCTCGATCAGGTCATGGAACGGACGTCGACAGCGATTAATAATAACGCGAGTATATCCGGGGGTGGTGGCGTTGGTACTTTTAATTTAATGCTCGGCCATATAAAAGAAAATGGCCTCAATAAGATTGAAGGTACTCAAAAGTTTTCAGCCCGCTTCAATACGAATATTAACATTGCCGATAAATTTGTATTAATGGCCGACTTCTACGCACACCGTTTGCAGGTCGATCGCCTTTTGGCAAACGATGATGGACACGGCCTCTATAAACAGGCTTGGCGGTTGAACCCAACGCAACAAATTTTTTATGATTCTGAACTTCCCGAACACTATATTCTGCATAACAATATCAACCCCATCGCGTCTATAAAACATGGTGGTACAAAAAACAATATGTATGATCGTAGTACCATCAATTTACGTCCAAAATATAACATCAACAGCAATCTCAATATCGAGGGAAACGTTTCCTACATGATTAACAAATCGGCCAATAAACAAAAAAGACTGACCTACAAGTTTTTTGATGAAAATGGCGCTCCGGCAGCAATTTGGGGAAATGATGTCAATGCCTCACAAGGTGTTAGTGAAAGCCAGCTCACCGCACGGATGCTGATTAACTTCAACAAGGAGCTCCGCCAGCACAAAGACAAAATTTATCTTACGGCAGGGTCAGAAGTGATGAATTATACCTTCACCGATTTTAGAGAAATCAGCAAAGCTTCCTTTTTCGGTAAACTAAACTATTCTTTTAATAACCGCTATATTTTGGAGTTAACCGGACGTTCAGACGGAAGTAGCAAGTTTGCCCCTGGCCATCGCTGGGGATTTTTTCCTTCGGGAGCTTTCGCCTGGAACTTACATAACGAAAATTTTTTCAAACGTATTCTTGAGTCGGGCGAGGTTAATAACGTTAAGGTAAGAGCATCTTATGGACTTATCGGAAACGAAAATGTAGCACCATACCTCTGGCAGGAATCTGTAAACACCTGGGGCTGGACAATACGTGTTCCCAATCCAAATTTCTCCTGGGAGAAACAGAAGCAATGGAACCTGGGCCTAGACGTCAATGCATTTAAAAATAGACTATCCTTTACTGCTGAACTTTATCATAAAAATTCATACGATCTTATTTATGATCAATTTGCCGTTCCTCCGCTCACGGGATCAAATAGTCTTGAATCTGCCGTCAACATCGGCGCCGTGGAAAATAATGGTTGGGAACTATCTGCAAGCTGGTCAGACAAAAAGGACGATTTTTCGTATACCATCGGTGGAATGCTTTTTGACAACCGCAACCGAATGCTCAAAGCTGGTTACAATGAAAACGATAGATTGATCTTTAAAGGCGATAATAACCGGATATGGTATAAAGGTGTCCCAATCAATAACTATTATGGTTTCCAGTCTGACGGCTATTTCCAAACTCAAGCGGAAGTAGATGCAACTCCCGCTAAAATGCCAAATTCAAAACCTGGTGATATCCGCTATGTGGATAAAAATCAGGATGGTATTATCAACGATGAAGACCGAAGCTACCTGGCAGATCCCCTTCCCCATTATAACTATGCAATAAATCTAGATATTCGATATAAAGGTTGGGATTTCTCCGCCCTGGGCCAGGGAATAGGAAAGCGCACGGGCCGCTTGATTGGGCAAGAAGCCTATCCGGTTTACGTTGACGGAAATAGTAACGACCTCGGTGCACCACGCGTTGAATATGTAGCAAACCATTGGAGTCCCGACAATCCGAATAGCCGTTTCCCACGTCTATGGACAGGCCCAAGCCCCAATACGCTACTCAGTGATGTTTGGCTTAGCAACGCAGCCTTTTTCCGCATCAAGTCTCTTCAGCTTGGCTATACATTTCCTAAAATCGGCAAAAGCATAAAAAATTTTAGAATATATGTGAATGCACAAGATGTGTTCACGTTCACGAAATGGGAAGGCCTTGACCCCGAACGTATTGATGTCGATAGCCCTGGAACAAATGATGGGAACGGAAATTATCCGCGTATGGCAACTTACAGTGTTGGATTGAGTGCGAGTATTTTTTAA
- a CDS encoding RagB/SusD family nutrient uptake outer membrane protein yields the protein MKKKILTLIIALATLSSCEKFLDKRDPTATSFDEFFNTEEDLRRVVYSSYLDVFMEPGDRRLLFYMLDGRSDNAYARIETDHHMVIANGNMTSNARLAEYYWTLYNKHVGRINTYIANIDIPYVENESIRQKYKAILEALRIWHYFRITEVWGDVPFVLVPVTLEEATPQVTPKAEILNKLFEMSNDVANRLPENEGTTNAYMFNKYSFKTLIMRYALYNGRYDLAATLAKEIMDSGKYQLHPQYANLFNYQADKTNKEFIIKFDMESHNNSATNSFEHLAPQYKTGNGQSYVVPLKSLVDSYWTLQGRPIDKCPLHSKQEYELNPKLNRDPRYAASIFGQGDLFNNEKIDIYDSKSLFYYQNLRSSRSGYWFKKFVDEADAFRTGGNMYFPLARYAEVLLTYAEAKIMLNNVDELAKSCINQIRQRAGLDMRIADVNLTVKSQQEWIDLIRNERRVEFAGEGLRYSDILRWKIAEAVLNQPALGHMRQRTDGTPDVLKIEDRKFLTHQYLWPFHESSFQVEPNLIQNPGY from the coding sequence ATGAAAAAGAAAATTTTAACCTTGATAATTGCGCTAGCCACGTTAAGCAGCTGCGAAAAATTTCTGGATAAACGAGATCCTACCGCAACATCTTTCGACGAGTTCTTCAACACCGAAGAAGATCTGCGTCGGGTAGTATACAGTAGCTATTTGGATGTTTTTATGGAACCTGGTGATCGCCGTCTACTCTTTTATATGTTAGATGGCCGTAGCGATAACGCCTATGCACGAATAGAGACAGACCACCATATGGTCATTGCCAATGGTAATATGACAAGCAATGCACGTTTGGCGGAGTATTATTGGACACTATATAATAAACACGTCGGGCGGATCAATACTTACATCGCTAATATTGATATTCCCTATGTGGAAAATGAGTCGATACGACAAAAATATAAAGCGATCTTGGAGGCATTGCGCATCTGGCATTATTTCAGAATCACTGAAGTTTGGGGTGATGTGCCTTTTGTCCTCGTACCAGTTACGCTTGAAGAAGCTACGCCTCAAGTAACACCCAAAGCTGAAATACTGAACAAACTATTTGAAATGAGCAACGATGTGGCAAACAGGCTCCCTGAAAATGAAGGTACTACAAACGCCTATATGTTCAACAAATACTCCTTCAAAACATTGATCATGCGATACGCTCTCTATAATGGACGTTATGATCTTGCCGCAACGCTTGCGAAAGAAATAATGGATAGTGGAAAATACCAACTTCACCCTCAATATGCTAACCTATTCAATTATCAGGCAGATAAAACCAATAAGGAATTTATCATCAAATTTGACATGGAAAGCCACAATAACTCTGCTACAAATTCTTTTGAGCATCTTGCGCCACAATATAAGACTGGAAATGGACAATCTTATGTTGTTCCTTTGAAGTCGTTGGTCGATAGTTATTGGACACTACAAGGGCGGCCAATCGATAAATGCCCATTACACAGTAAGCAGGAATATGAGCTCAACCCCAAATTAAATCGTGATCCACGATATGCTGCTAGCATTTTTGGACAGGGCGACCTATTCAACAATGAGAAAATAGATATTTATGATTCAAAGAGTCTGTTCTATTATCAAAATTTGCGAAGCAGCCGATCTGGTTATTGGTTTAAGAAATTTGTCGATGAAGCTGATGCATTTCGGACGGGCGGAAATATGTACTTTCCTCTGGCTCGTTATGCTGAAGTATTATTGACCTATGCGGAAGCCAAAATTATGTTAAATAATGTAGATGAATTAGCAAAAAGCTGTATCAATCAGATTCGACAACGTGCAGGACTTGATATGCGTATAGCGGATGTCAATTTAACGGTAAAATCTCAACAGGAATGGATCGACTTAATTCGCAATGAGCGAAGGGTCGAATTTGCCGGTGAAGGCCTGCGCTATAGTGATATCCTACGATGGAAAATAGCAGAAGCGGTTCTTAATCAACCTGCATTGGGTCATATGCGACAACGTACAGACGGTACACCTGATGTGCTTAAAATTGAAGACAGAAAATTTTTGACACATCAATACCTCTGGCCCTTCCATGAGAGTAGCTTTCAAGTCGAACCTAACCTAATCCAAAATCCAGGGTATTAA
- a CDS encoding aldo/keto reductase, which produces MSEITKIQLGQNGPTVSKLGLGCMRMSSIWGSAIPDETESILTIHQALDSGINFLNTGDFYGAGHNEMLIGKAIKGRRDDAFISVKFGAIFHNGQWIGLDLRPVAIKNFVNYSLTRLGIETIDLYQPSRMDDSVPIEDIIGTIAGLVDEGKVRHIGVSEITADQLRKANSVYPISALEIGYSLADRQIEVELLPTAKELGIGVVAFANTAEGLLTGDLKAPISADDHRNHFSRFQGNNLIHNLEKVEVLKEVAQRKNVTPTQLAIAWVKEQGDNIMPLVSMSRRSRIPENIDAMEIVFSPEELKILNTTFAIGAIKGGTYLQR; this is translated from the coding sequence ATGTCTGAAATCACTAAAATTCAATTGGGCCAAAACGGTCCCACGGTTTCAAAACTTGGCCTGGGATGTATGCGGATGTCATCAATATGGGGTAGCGCGATACCCGATGAAACCGAAAGCATTTTAACTATCCATCAAGCATTGGACAGCGGGATCAACTTCCTGAATACGGGAGATTTTTATGGCGCAGGCCACAATGAAATGCTTATTGGGAAAGCCATTAAGGGAAGACGGGACGATGCTTTCATCAGTGTCAAATTCGGGGCTATTTTCCACAACGGCCAATGGATCGGCTTGGATCTTCGTCCTGTAGCGATCAAGAATTTTGTCAACTATTCGTTGACACGTTTGGGTATTGAAACTATCGACTTATATCAACCTTCTAGAATGGACGACAGTGTGCCTATAGAAGACATTATCGGAACGATTGCCGGTTTGGTAGATGAAGGAAAAGTACGTCATATAGGCGTATCGGAAATCACCGCCGATCAACTCCGTAAAGCCAACAGCGTTTATCCCATCAGTGCACTGGAGATCGGTTATTCTTTGGCCGACCGTCAGATCGAAGTTGAGCTATTGCCTACAGCTAAAGAACTAGGGATTGGTGTAGTGGCATTTGCCAATACGGCCGAGGGACTGTTAACCGGTGACCTGAAAGCTCCAATTTCTGCCGATGACCATCGAAATCACTTTTCCCGTTTTCAGGGTAATAACCTAATCCATAATCTTGAAAAAGTGGAAGTATTAAAAGAAGTTGCTCAACGTAAAAATGTCACCCCTACACAACTCGCGATCGCATGGGTAAAAGAACAGGGCGACAATATAATGCCACTGGTGAGCATGAGCCGTAGATCAAGAATACCCGAAAATATTGACGCGATGGAAATTGTATTTAGCCCAGAGGAATTGAAAATTTTAAACACTACATTTGCAATAGGTGCTATTAAAGGTGGTACTTACTTACAAAGATAA
- a CDS encoding AraC family transcriptional regulator, with translation MESPAEILPGVIFYSYLSSQKKEKACVWNHHTLVLQVSGQMVVETAEQHVKISAGEVLLIHKNQLGTLNKTPEPNGYYETIVISLQENLMRQIALEEKIEAQGKYIGLPNICLPNNAFIKGYFQSVIPYARSAGDEMTDEMGLLKVKEGIKLILIAVPALRNFLFDFSEPHKIDLEKFMLSNFHFNVPIEKFAQLTGRSLSGYKRDFQKTFGMPPRRWLQDKRLIEAWHLIERKNKKPSAIYLDLGFETLSHFSNAFKKKFGKAPTVIGWKADKMIPSKAIR, from the coding sequence ATGGAAAGTCCAGCAGAAATACTTCCCGGCGTGATATTCTACTCTTACCTTTCTTCTCAAAAGAAGGAGAAAGCATGCGTCTGGAACCACCATACCCTGGTACTACAGGTGTCGGGCCAGATGGTTGTCGAAACCGCTGAGCAACATGTAAAGATATCTGCCGGAGAAGTATTGCTAATTCACAAAAATCAGCTGGGAACCTTGAATAAAACCCCGGAGCCAAATGGTTACTATGAAACTATCGTCATATCGCTACAAGAAAATCTGATGCGTCAGATAGCGCTAGAGGAAAAAATAGAGGCTCAGGGTAAATACATCGGACTTCCAAACATATGCCTGCCCAATAATGCGTTTATCAAAGGTTATTTCCAGTCGGTGATTCCCTATGCGCGAAGTGCTGGTGATGAAATGACTGATGAGATGGGTCTTTTAAAGGTAAAAGAAGGCATCAAGCTGATACTGATCGCTGTTCCAGCACTGCGTAACTTTTTGTTCGATTTCTCAGAACCTCATAAGATAGATCTAGAAAAATTTATGCTGAGCAATTTTCATTTCAATGTCCCGATCGAGAAATTTGCACAACTCACCGGAAGAAGCCTTTCGGGATACAAAAGGGATTTTCAAAAGACCTTCGGTATGCCTCCACGCAGGTGGTTACAGGATAAGAGACTGATTGAAGCCTGGCATTTAATTGAAAGAAAAAACAAAAAGCCATCCGCGATCTATCTCGATCTCGGATTTGAGACCCTGTCGCATTTTTCTAACGCCTTTAAAAAGAAATTTGGCAAAGCGCCAACTGTAATCGGATGGAAAGCTGATAAAATGATACCTTCCAAGGCGATAAGATAA
- a CDS encoding DUF421 domain-containing protein, translating to MIILRLSGRRGVRQLTVFEVAIILSLGSAAGDPMFQEDLPISYSVVVFICVIVLYKFITWLTYKSEVITHLLEGKVLPIVKDGVFHIKHEDDDNFSRTEFFSEFRNLNVEHLGQVKEGVLEIDGTLSVLFYADDDVKYGLPLFPSSYKMVDVSNSEGPFACMYCGHVVFNFDSDSQSCTRCHRKEWTKAINSRRV from the coding sequence TTGATCATACTCAGACTTTCAGGTAGGAGAGGTGTTCGCCAGTTGACTGTTTTTGAAGTGGCGATTATTCTCAGTCTTGGATCGGCCGCAGGAGATCCGATGTTTCAGGAAGATTTGCCAATTTCCTATTCGGTTGTTGTTTTTATTTGTGTTATTGTACTTTACAAGTTCATAACCTGGCTTACCTACAAGTCTGAGGTGATCACTCATTTATTAGAGGGTAAAGTTCTACCAATAGTGAAGGACGGAGTATTTCACATCAAGCATGAAGATGATGATAATTTTTCGAGAACGGAGTTTTTTTCAGAATTCAGAAATTTAAACGTAGAACATTTAGGGCAGGTTAAAGAGGGTGTTTTAGAGATTGATGGCACATTAAGCGTTTTATTCTATGCTGATGATGACGTCAAATATGGGCTACCACTGTTCCCTTCTTCCTATAAGATGGTTGATGTATCCAACTCTGAAGGGCCGTTTGCATGTATGTATTGTGGCCATGTTGTGTTTAATTTTGATAGCGATTCTCAATCCTGTACTCGGTGTCATCGAAAGGAATGGACTAAAGCTATAAATTCAAGAAGAGTTTAG
- a CDS encoding SDR family oxidoreductase, translating to MKKAASKKIRPLQKQKRPGLEINMAPVPDTSPLTYPAEGKLKNKVALITGGDSGIGKAVALLFAKEGADIVIAYLNETKDAKQTKKEVESFSRKCTLIKGDLGKENHCKKVIESTIRMHKKVDIIVNNAGLHWETESIEKITTEQLQKTFQNNFFSYFWITKYAIPYLKKGASIINTSSVTAYRGSPKLIDYSATKGAIISFTRSLSANLIAKGIRVNAVAPGPVWTPLIASSFDAKKNSEFGSDSPMRRAGMPNEIAPSFLFLASEDSNFMSGQVLHPNGGEVVNG from the coding sequence ATGAAAAAAGCAGCAAGTAAAAAGATTAGACCGTTGCAAAAGCAGAAGCGACCCGGATTGGAAATAAATATGGCTCCAGTTCCTGACACTTCTCCGTTAACGTATCCTGCTGAAGGAAAGTTGAAAAACAAGGTCGCGTTAATTACGGGGGGAGATAGCGGCATAGGCAAAGCTGTAGCTTTGTTATTTGCAAAGGAGGGAGCAGATATTGTTATTGCCTATCTTAATGAAACAAAAGATGCAAAACAAACCAAGAAAGAGGTTGAATCCTTCTCTAGAAAATGTACGCTGATTAAAGGTGATTTGGGAAAAGAAAATCACTGTAAAAAAGTAATTGAATCTACGATAAGAATGCACAAAAAAGTTGATATTATTGTTAATAATGCTGGGCTTCATTGGGAAACAGAATCCATTGAAAAAATTACTACTGAACAGTTACAAAAAACTTTTCAGAATAATTTCTTTTCCTATTTCTGGATTACAAAGTATGCCATTCCTTATCTTAAAAAGGGGGCAAGCATAATTAATACATCCTCTGTGACTGCGTATAGAGGCAGTCCAAAGTTGATCGATTACTCTGCAACAAAAGGTGCAATAATTTCTTTTACACGAAGCTTGTCTGCAAATCTTATTGCTAAAGGAATAAGGGTCAATGCTGTTGCGCCAGGCCCGGTATGGACTCCATTGATAGCATCCTCATTTGACGCTAAAAAAAACTCAGAATTTGGAAGCGACTCGCCAATGAGAAGGGCAGGGATGCCAAATGAAATTGCACCAAGCTTTCTATTTCTAGCGAGCGAAGATTCAAATTTTATGAGCGGTCAAGTTTTACACCCAAATGGTGGTGAAGTGGTCAATGGTTAG